The following coding sequences are from one Asterias amurensis chromosome 8, ASM3211899v1 window:
- the LOC139941140 gene encoding uncharacterized protein produces MADMRMLTLISVLVSLLFMAEIQRCQGQIHYKNPGWGPGGKRSSHMTGSNVLRKRHWRVESDQMGTDSMQKERNLIMLQEIAKSLAKQLVVPTSEDDTVLDQLTVDQWRQEADEINDNGWN; encoded by the exons ATGGCCGACATGAGGATGTTAACACTCATTAGCGTATTAGTCTCTCTACTCTTCATGGCAGAAATTCAAAGATGCCAAGGGCAGATACATTACAAGAATCCTGGATGGGGACCTGGTGGTAAAAGGAGTTCACACATGACAGGTAGCAATGTATTAAGG aaACGGCATTGGCGCGTGGAATCTGATCAGATGGGTACAGACAGCATGCAGAAAGAACGAAACTTGATCATGCTTCAAGAAATTGCAAAATCTTTG GCAAAGCAACTGGTAGTACCAACGAGTGAGGACGACACAGTCCTGGACCAATTAACGGTCGACCAATGGCGGCAGGAAGCAGACGAGATAAATGACAACGGTTGGAATTAG